One window of Dysgonomonas mossii genomic DNA carries:
- a CDS encoding ADP-ribosylglycohydrolase family protein: MKNTILFICIYFVIGLATACSSAVTQTSVPSEVSMTKEVLADKIKGGWAAKTIGCTYGGPVEFIHNGTIIQDYTPIKWSKDRVKHYFDTFPGLYDDLYVDIIFVNVFERLGLQAPADSFAVSFANTEFPLWHANQVARYNIKQGIMPPLSGHWLNNPHADDIDYQIEADFAGLMTPGMPNAASEISDKVGHIFTYGDGWYGGVYTGALYSMSFVSDDVEFIVTEALKTIPEKSDFYLCMKDIINWHKQYPNDWKQTWFECQKKWSSEVGCPDGVFLPFNIDAKINSAYVLIGLLYGKRDFFSTMDIAARCGQDSDCNAATAAGILGTILGYSNIPESWKESLYEVEDRPFAYTDVSLNKLYDLGLKHALQVIEKEGGKVENNQITIKTQKPVAVKYEKSFEGHYPVEKMEINATLKDKLDFTFNGIGFVQKGYVKCTDESYVAKVEMYIDGNLIETANLPVAKATSIDNRRVDLFHRYQLPKSAHNVSYKWLNPRNDAQVYFGEAVIYSDQLTYK; this comes from the coding sequence ATGAAAAACACAATTCTTTTCATCTGCATTTATTTTGTTATTGGGTTGGCAACAGCGTGTAGCTCTGCTGTTACTCAGACATCAGTGCCATCGGAGGTATCTATGACCAAAGAGGTGCTGGCTGACAAAATAAAAGGAGGTTGGGCAGCTAAAACGATTGGTTGCACGTACGGAGGGCCTGTGGAATTTATCCACAACGGCACTATAATTCAGGATTATACTCCGATAAAATGGTCAAAGGACAGGGTAAAGCATTATTTTGATACTTTTCCGGGACTCTATGATGACTTATATGTAGATATTATTTTCGTTAATGTATTTGAACGTTTAGGTTTACAAGCACCTGCCGATTCATTTGCTGTTAGTTTTGCAAATACAGAGTTCCCTCTTTGGCATGCCAATCAGGTGGCCCGATATAATATCAAACAAGGTATTATGCCTCCACTGTCGGGACATTGGTTGAACAACCCGCATGCAGATGATATTGATTATCAAATTGAAGCAGATTTTGCCGGTTTGATGACTCCCGGAATGCCCAATGCGGCATCAGAGATATCTGATAAGGTTGGACATATTTTTACTTACGGAGATGGATGGTATGGAGGAGTATATACCGGGGCTTTGTATTCTATGTCTTTTGTTTCAGACGATGTGGAGTTTATTGTGACTGAGGCTTTAAAAACGATTCCCGAAAAGAGCGACTTTTATCTCTGTATGAAAGACATTATAAACTGGCACAAACAATATCCGAACGATTGGAAACAAACATGGTTTGAATGCCAAAAAAAATGGTCTTCGGAAGTCGGTTGTCCCGATGGAGTATTCTTGCCCTTCAATATTGATGCAAAAATCAACAGTGCTTATGTCTTAATCGGTTTGTTGTATGGTAAGAGAGATTTCTTTTCTACTATGGATATCGCAGCTCGGTGTGGGCAAGACTCAGACTGTAATGCAGCAACGGCAGCAGGAATTTTAGGTACAATCTTGGGATATTCCAATATTCCTGAATCTTGGAAAGAAAGCCTATATGAGGTTGAAGACAGACCGTTTGCATATACCGATGTCTCATTGAACAAATTGTATGACTTAGGTTTAAAACACGCTTTGCAGGTAATCGAAAAAGAAGGTGGTAAAGTAGAAAATAATCAAATCACGATTAAAACTCAGAAACCTGTCGCTGTAAAATATGAAAAATCTTTCGAAGGTCATTACCCTGTTGAAAAAATGGAAATTAACGCAACATTAAAAGATAAGCTTGATTTTACTTTTAACGGGATCGGTTTTGTCCAAAAAGGTTATGTAAAATGCACAGACGAATCGTATGTGGCCAAAGTGGAAATGTATATAGATGGAAATCTGATCGAAACAGCAAATCTTCCGGTGGCAAAAGCGACTTCTATCGATAACCGCAGAGTAGATCTATTTCACAGATATCAATTACCAAAGAGTGCACATAATGTAAGCTACAAGTGGCTTAATCCACGCAATGATGCACAGGTCTATTTCGGAGAGGCTGTTATCTATTCGGATCAATTAACCTATAAATAA
- a CDS encoding GRP family sugar transporter, with protein MYIVENYGLAVALCWVTMFCWGSWGNTQKLAAKTWRYELFYWDYVVGILLFSLVWGLTLGSFGENGRGFVEDLLQASPDYLWSALLGGVIFNASNILLSSSVSLAGMSVAFPVGVGLALVLGVFVNYFSTPKGDPVVLFLGVFLIVLAIIFNGFASSKVAKASSDQGVRKKGIVIAICAGILMSFFYRFVAASMDLENLETPTSGMLTPYSALFVFAIGIFVSNFLFNTLVMKKPFVGEPISFSQYFKGNMKTHLIGLLGGGIWALGTACSYIAAGKAGPAISYALGQGATMVAALWGLFVWKEFKGAPKSINLLLTVMLILFISGLVLIILSGGN; from the coding sequence ATGTATATTGTTGAAAATTATGGATTAGCTGTAGCCTTATGTTGGGTGACAATGTTTTGTTGGGGTTCTTGGGGTAATACACAAAAACTTGCGGCTAAAACATGGCGTTACGAGCTGTTTTATTGGGATTATGTTGTCGGTATACTTCTATTCTCTTTGGTATGGGGACTGACATTAGGTAGTTTCGGTGAAAATGGAAGAGGATTTGTAGAAGATCTACTTCAGGCCAGCCCCGACTATCTTTGGAGTGCATTGCTTGGGGGTGTTATATTCAATGCATCTAATATCCTGTTGTCATCGTCTGTATCGCTCGCCGGTATGTCTGTTGCATTTCCGGTAGGAGTAGGCTTGGCTTTGGTATTAGGGGTATTTGTCAATTATTTCAGTACACCAAAGGGAGATCCTGTTGTTTTATTTTTAGGAGTATTTCTGATCGTTTTGGCTATCATCTTTAATGGATTTGCATCGAGTAAGGTTGCCAAGGCTTCATCAGATCAGGGCGTTCGAAAAAAAGGAATCGTGATTGCTATTTGTGCCGGTATACTGATGTCGTTCTTCTACCGTTTTGTTGCAGCGTCTATGGATCTTGAAAATCTGGAGACTCCAACCAGTGGTATGCTCACTCCTTACTCAGCTCTGTTTGTGTTTGCAATAGGAATATTTGTCAGCAACTTCCTATTCAATACCCTTGTAATGAAAAAGCCATTTGTTGGCGAGCCTATATCATTTAGCCAATACTTCAAAGGCAATATGAAAACTCATCTGATAGGTCTTCTTGGCGGAGGTATTTGGGCTTTGGGTACTGCGTGCAGTTATATTGCTGCAGGAAAAGCGGGACCAGCCATATCTTACGCACTGGGACAAGGTGCAACAATGGTCGCTGCCTTGTGGGGACTATTTGTGTGGAAGGAATTTAAAGGAGCACCAAAGTCTATCAACCTATTACTTACAGTGATGTTGATTCTTTTTATTTCCGGTTTGGTGCTGATAATTTTATCTGGAGGTAACTAA
- a CDS encoding DUF4434 domain-containing protein encodes MRQNFCKVVIALLAILAILPGNTLHADNGVPNKQKSEKNNKAALGVQPITGTWINLAYKDVRNKYTNPQNFDNTSPKLWEAKVRELSAMGIEYLVFMEVANEGKAYYPSKLMPWLYDKNVKSPVEAILDEAAKYNMKVFMSTGWAKDQDDNLLDPEIKKRQLQIMEELATLYKNHKAFYGWYLPVEDCLCPIFAEHAVQSVNTLTEKANALTPGKQTLISPYGIGLSEFDNPDYEKQLAKLKVDIIAYQDEVGCVRDKFTLPRLKKNWQRMRDIHNRLNIELWANCETFTWEEKTNDRNSALIPAAYSRLLSQQVAASSAHVDKIISFMFGGIIEDPKSPFQLGQPVWSNELYNNYMAWKNGNTYWKLFEATLQEKLENSATPQMINDTRLKNLLDGQVAEENSLDSRWVKFEKGHHEIVLDLQNKTKVEKVLMRSLNYNQEEIGTPYKIYVFTSNDGVKYELASIKDAPYFPNNKHDSWIDGVLFDELNENARYIKVAFDAPQKVYVDELFINPKIR; translated from the coding sequence ATGAGGCAAAATTTTTGTAAAGTTGTAATTGCATTACTGGCAATACTTGCGATACTGCCGGGTAACACATTACATGCAGATAATGGTGTGCCCAATAAACAAAAAAGTGAGAAAAATAATAAAGCGGCTCTAGGTGTACAACCTATTACCGGTACGTGGATAAATTTAGCATATAAGGATGTTAGGAATAAATATACAAATCCTCAAAATTTTGATAATACCAGTCCTAAGCTATGGGAAGCTAAAGTACGAGAATTGTCGGCTATGGGTATCGAGTATTTAGTCTTTATGGAGGTAGCCAATGAAGGCAAAGCTTATTATCCGTCAAAACTGATGCCCTGGTTATATGATAAGAACGTAAAGAGTCCCGTAGAGGCCATTCTTGATGAAGCTGCAAAGTATAATATGAAGGTTTTTATGAGCACAGGATGGGCAAAAGATCAGGATGACAATTTGCTTGACCCAGAGATTAAAAAACGTCAGCTTCAGATAATGGAAGAACTGGCAACTCTATACAAAAATCATAAAGCTTTTTACGGTTGGTATTTGCCTGTAGAAGATTGCTTGTGTCCGATATTTGCCGAACATGCTGTACAGTCTGTGAATACATTGACAGAAAAAGCAAACGCATTGACACCCGGAAAGCAAACTTTGATTTCTCCCTATGGAATAGGACTATCCGAATTCGATAATCCCGATTATGAGAAGCAATTGGCAAAACTCAAAGTGGATATCATTGCCTACCAGGATGAAGTGGGTTGCGTACGAGACAAGTTTACACTTCCACGATTGAAAAAGAACTGGCAAAGAATGCGTGATATTCACAATAGATTGAATATAGAACTTTGGGCTAATTGTGAAACTTTTACATGGGAGGAAAAAACCAATGACCGTAATTCAGCCTTGATTCCGGCTGCTTATTCCCGTTTACTGTCGCAGCAAGTTGCAGCATCTTCCGCTCATGTCGATAAGATTATTTCATTCATGTTTGGAGGTATTATCGAAGACCCAAAATCACCGTTTCAGTTAGGTCAGCCTGTTTGGTCTAACGAACTATATAATAATTATATGGCATGGAAAAACGGTAATACATATTGGAAGCTATTTGAAGCCACTTTGCAAGAGAAGTTGGAAAATTCAGCCACTCCTCAAATGATAAATGATACAAGATTGAAAAATCTCCTTGACGGACAAGTTGCAGAAGAGAATAGTTTAGATAGCCGTTGGGTAAAATTTGAAAAAGGACATCACGAAATAGTCCTTGATTTGCAGAATAAAACTAAGGTTGAAAAGGTTTTGATGCGCAGCCTCAACTACAATCAGGAGGAAATAGGAACACCATATAAAATTTACGTCTTCACGTCCAATGATGGAGTAAAATATGAACTCGCATCTATTAAAGATGCACCATACTTCCCAAACAACAAGCATGATTCATGGATTGATGGAGTACTATTCGACGAATTGAATGAAAATGCACGATACATCAAAGTCGCTTTCGACGCCCCTCAGAAAGTATATGTTGATGAATTATTTATTAATCCGAAAATCAGATAA